A single window of Microbispora hainanensis DNA harbors:
- a CDS encoding glycosyltransferase family 2 protein, protein MHSVTAIVVAHDGARWLKETLAAVLRQTRPLDRVVGVDNGSRDGSGKLLTEAFGQGNVLTLPRSTGFGEAVHEVLRRLPPAPAQEWVWLLHDDCAPDPHALQALLWAAEQDPKAAILGPKLRDWLDRRVLLEMGVTVSRSGRRDTGLEPREYDQGQHDDGIADVLSVSTAGMLIRRDVWDELSGLDPELPLFRDDLDLCWRARTAGHRVLNVSDAVAWHAEASARRRRRIATSEQHPRRLDRRNGLFVLMANVPFGALVRALLRNVIGSTLRALLFLLAKQPANALDELAALGSVIGHPWRLRRARKARKKGRKQGWPAIRRKLTPPGAALRRLADMVQGFLAGAGPVDSAGRHHAAADPGQEDDGDELLTDSGGVQRVFSSPGVVLCLILAVITLAAERTLLPALLSSDGHLGGGALVPVTGSASDLWRLYVEDHHAAGLGSQTWAPPYVAVLAGLSAVALGKTWLAVAVVLLGCVPLAGISAYAATKRMISYTPARVWLAATYALLPVTTGVIAGGRLGTAIVIVLLPVYAALATRVIAGSRRAAWGFGLLLAVGTAFVPLVYVLVAILGGLAAVSFGGIRRGVRRSLVIGLGTPVVLLLPWLVQIAREPGRILLESGLHDARLIDPRLGADHLLMLSPGGPGVPPVWATAGLIAVALAALLLRRHQMVVAIGWGVMLFGLLVAIVVSRVNIAAWPGVPLAFAATGLLVAAAHQAHRIAEFRAARGWRRLGAMLIVVVAFATPLAAAALWVMRGAQGPLRGDLSDPVPVLAELQSEPGEGTLLLRPRDGRVGYTLMRGRGPLIGESDLESPRDVTDRFTTAVAGLASGRGSTYVETLASSGVRFVTVPGPVDPALQRALDSQPALVRVSLSETGGLWRVAGQVTVPPPPATAGTLHRGWLWAQGGLLVLVLILASPGARTKEPEGDYIDAPPEEAPRNRRRAKEGRAKEDRVPA, encoded by the coding sequence GTGCACTCGGTGACCGCGATCGTCGTCGCTCACGACGGCGCCCGCTGGCTCAAGGAGACGCTGGCAGCGGTGCTGCGGCAGACCCGGCCTCTCGACCGTGTCGTCGGCGTCGACAACGGCAGCCGTGACGGCAGCGGGAAGCTGCTGACCGAGGCGTTCGGGCAGGGCAACGTGCTGACCCTGCCCAGGTCGACCGGGTTCGGCGAGGCCGTCCACGAGGTGCTGCGGCGGCTGCCGCCCGCGCCCGCGCAGGAGTGGGTCTGGCTGCTCCACGACGACTGCGCGCCCGACCCGCACGCGCTGCAGGCCCTGCTGTGGGCCGCCGAGCAGGATCCCAAGGCCGCCATCCTCGGCCCCAAGCTGCGCGACTGGCTCGACCGGCGGGTGCTGCTGGAGATGGGCGTGACCGTCAGTAGGTCGGGACGGCGCGACACCGGCCTGGAGCCCAGGGAGTACGACCAGGGCCAGCATGACGACGGGATCGCCGACGTCCTGTCGGTCTCCACGGCGGGCATGCTCATCCGCAGGGACGTGTGGGACGAGCTGTCCGGCCTCGACCCCGAGCTGCCGCTGTTCCGCGACGACCTCGACCTGTGCTGGCGGGCCCGTACGGCCGGGCACCGCGTGCTCAACGTGAGCGACGCGGTGGCCTGGCACGCCGAGGCGTCGGCGCGGCGGCGGCGCAGGATCGCCACCAGCGAGCAGCACCCGCGCAGGCTCGACCGGCGCAACGGCCTGTTCGTCCTGATGGCCAACGTGCCGTTCGGCGCGCTCGTGCGAGCGCTGCTGCGCAACGTCATCGGGTCGACGCTGCGGGCCCTGCTGTTCCTGCTGGCCAAGCAGCCGGCCAACGCCCTCGACGAGCTGGCCGCGCTCGGCTCGGTCATCGGCCACCCCTGGCGGCTGCGGCGGGCCCGCAAGGCCAGGAAGAAGGGCAGAAAACAGGGCTGGCCCGCGATCCGCCGCAAACTCACCCCGCCGGGCGCCGCGCTGCGGCGGCTGGCCGACATGGTGCAGGGCTTCCTCGCCGGAGCCGGGCCGGTCGACTCGGCGGGCCGCCACCACGCGGCCGCGGACCCCGGCCAGGAGGACGACGGCGACGAGCTGCTGACCGACTCCGGCGGCGTCCAGCGCGTGTTCAGCAGCCCCGGCGTCGTGCTCTGCCTGATTCTCGCGGTGATCACGCTGGCGGCCGAAAGGACGCTGCTGCCCGCCCTCCTGTCGTCCGACGGGCACCTGGGCGGCGGCGCTCTGGTGCCGGTCACCGGGAGCGCGTCCGACCTGTGGCGGCTCTACGTCGAAGACCACCACGCCGCCGGGCTCGGCTCGCAGACCTGGGCGCCGCCGTACGTCGCCGTGCTGGCCGGGCTGTCGGCGGTCGCGCTGGGCAAGACGTGGCTGGCCGTGGCCGTGGTGCTGCTCGGCTGCGTGCCGCTGGCCGGGATCTCGGCGTACGCCGCGACCAAGCGGATGATCTCGTACACGCCCGCGCGGGTCTGGCTGGCCGCCACCTACGCCCTGCTGCCGGTCACGACGGGCGTGATCGCGGGCGGGCGGCTCGGCACCGCGATCGTGATCGTGCTGCTGCCCGTCTACGCGGCGCTCGCCACGCGGGTGATCGCCGGGTCGCGGCGGGCCGCCTGGGGCTTCGGCCTGCTCCTGGCCGTGGGCACGGCCTTCGTCCCGCTCGTGTACGTGCTGGTGGCCATCCTCGGCGGGCTCGCCGCGGTGTCCTTCGGCGGCATCCGCAGGGGCGTCAGGCGGTCGCTCGTGATCGGCCTCGGCACCCCGGTCGTGCTGCTGCTCCCGTGGCTGGTGCAGATCGCCAGGGAGCCGGGCCGGATCCTGCTCGAGTCCGGCCTGCACGACGCCCGCCTCATCGATCCCCGCCTCGGCGCCGACCACCTGCTCATGCTGAGCCCCGGCGGGCCGGGGGTGCCGCCCGTCTGGGCGACCGCGGGCCTCATCGCGGTCGCGCTGGCCGCGCTGCTGCTGCGGCGGCACCAGATGGTCGTCGCCATCGGCTGGGGCGTCATGCTCTTCGGGCTGCTGGTGGCGATCGTGGTCAGCCGGGTGAACATCGCGGCGTGGCCGGGGGTGCCGCTGGCGTTCGCGGCGACCGGCCTGCTCGTGGCCGCCGCGCATCAGGCGCACCGGATCGCCGAGTTCCGGGCGGCGAGAGGGTGGCGCCGCCTGGGCGCGATGCTGATCGTCGTGGTCGCCTTCGCGACCCCGCTCGCCGCCGCCGCGCTGTGGGTGATGAGAGGCGCGCAGGGCCCGCTGCGCGGCGACCTGAGCGACCCGGTGCCGGTGCTCGCCGAGCTCCAGTCGGAGCCCGGCGAGGGCACGCTCCTGCTGCGTCCCAGGGACGGCAGGGTCGGCTACACGCTGATGCGCGGCCGGGGCCCGCTGATCGGCGAGTCCGACCTCGAATCACCCCGCGACGTGACCGACCGCTTCACGACCGCCGTCGCCGGGCTCGCCTCGGGCCGCGGCAGCACGTACGTCGAGACGCTCGCGTCGTCGGGGGTCCGCTTCGTGACCGTGCCGGGCCCGGTCGACCCCGCCCTGCAACGGGCGCTCGACTCCCAGCCCGCCCTGGTCAGGGTGAGCCTCTCGGAGACGGGCGGCCTGTGGCGCGTGGCCGGTCAGGTGACCGTGCCCCCGCCACCCGCCACCGCGGGCACGCTGCATCGGGGCTGGCTGTGGGCTCAGGGCGGGCTGCTCGTGCTCGTGCTGATCCTGGCCTCGCCCGGCGCCCGTACGAAGGAGCCGGAGGGCGACTACATCGACGCGCCCCCCGAGGAGGCCCCGCGCAACCGCCGCAGGGCGAAGGAAGGCCGGGCCAAGGAAGATCGGGTGCCCGCGTGA
- a CDS encoding DUF3499 domain-containing protein, whose product MSPVRSCSRTACRQPAVFTLTYVYADSTAVLGPLATYVEPHCYDLCAEHAERLTAPRGWEVVRLPSESATPSGDDLEALANAVREAARPAPAAGEPVGQAVEVGRRGHLRVLKSAQPNRER is encoded by the coding sequence GTGAGCCCCGTCCGCAGCTGTTCCCGTACCGCCTGCAGGCAGCCTGCCGTCTTCACACTCACGTATGTCTACGCCGACTCGACCGCCGTCCTCGGCCCCCTGGCGACGTACGTCGAGCCACACTGTTACGACCTGTGCGCGGAGCACGCGGAACGGCTCACCGCGCCCAGGGGATGGGAGGTCGTGCGCCTTCCGTCCGAGTCCGCCACCCCCAGCGGGGACGACCTGGAGGCCCTGGCGAACGCGGTACGCGAGGCCGCGCGCCCCGCTCCCGCCGCCGGCGAACCCGTCGGCCAGGCGGTCGAGGTGGGCCGCCGAGGTCACCTGAGAGTGCTCAAGTCCGCCCAGCCCAACAGGGAGCGCTGA
- a CDS encoding metallopeptidase family protein, with the protein MRGPLAPSHVPIAKSRGERFDDLVLDAVDRLKPRWGTQLASVEFAVEEVPPAAELLDGPARLSSDPIPLGRAESASGDEPAAVVLYRRPLEARARDREQLGTLVLDVVVEQVASLLGLTPETIDPGYDDRH; encoded by the coding sequence ATGCGCGGACCCCTCGCGCCCTCGCACGTCCCCATCGCCAAGTCGCGCGGCGAGCGGTTCGACGACCTGGTGCTCGACGCGGTCGACCGGCTCAAGCCTCGGTGGGGCACCCAGCTCGCGTCGGTCGAGTTCGCGGTCGAGGAGGTGCCGCCCGCCGCGGAGCTGCTGGACGGGCCGGCGCGGCTGTCCTCCGACCCGATCCCCCTGGGACGGGCGGAGTCGGCCTCGGGGGACGAACCCGCCGCCGTGGTGCTGTATCGCCGTCCGCTGGAAGCCCGGGCCCGCGACCGCGAGCAGCTCGGCACGCTGGTCCTCGACGTGGTCGTCGAGCAGGTGGCCAGCCTGCTGGGCCTCACCCCGGAGACGATCGACCCCGGCTACGACGACCGGCACTAG
- a CDS encoding phosphomannomutase/phosphoglucomutase, translating into MADLSRIFKAYDVRGVVPDELDEEIAQAVGAAFVELTGASSVVMAHDMRTSSGPLAEAFARGATSRGADVINAGLGSTDMLYYASGSLGLPGVMFTASHNPAKYNGMKMCRAGAVPVGTDTGLLQIRDHAAELLDTGLGGTPGAGTVTRRNLLEGYAAHLKTLVDLSGIRPLKVVVDAGNGMGGYTVPEVFKGLPIELTPLYFELDGSFPNHEANPIEPENLRDLQKAVVSQGADIGIAFDGDADRCWVIDERGESVSPSTITALVAVRELAKNPGATIIHNLITSKGVPEIVAEHGGKPVRTRVGHSFIKAEMARTGAVFGGEHSAHYYFRDFWYADSGMLAALHVLAALGEQDRPLSEVLSQYSRYAASGEINSRVDDQAGALARVRETFAGREGVTFDELDGLTVSGPDWWFNLRPSNTEPLLRLNAEAADEEKVAAVRDEVLAVVRS; encoded by the coding sequence GTGGCCGACCTCAGCAGGATCTTCAAGGCGTACGACGTGCGGGGCGTGGTGCCCGACGAGCTCGACGAGGAGATCGCACAGGCCGTCGGAGCGGCCTTCGTCGAGCTGACCGGCGCGTCATCGGTGGTGATGGCGCACGACATGCGCACCTCGTCCGGCCCGCTGGCGGAGGCGTTCGCGCGGGGCGCGACCTCCCGGGGCGCCGACGTGATCAACGCGGGGCTCGGCTCGACCGACATGCTCTACTACGCCAGCGGCAGCCTCGGCCTGCCGGGCGTCATGTTCACCGCGAGCCACAACCCGGCGAAATACAACGGCATGAAGATGTGCCGGGCGGGCGCCGTGCCGGTGGGCACCGACACCGGCCTGCTGCAGATCCGCGACCACGCGGCCGAACTGCTCGACACCGGGTTGGGCGGCACGCCGGGCGCGGGCACGGTGACCCGGCGCAACCTGCTGGAGGGCTACGCCGCCCACCTCAAGACGCTGGTCGACCTGTCGGGCATCCGGCCGCTGAAGGTGGTCGTGGACGCCGGCAACGGCATGGGCGGCTACACGGTCCCGGAGGTCTTCAAGGGCCTGCCGATCGAGCTGACCCCGCTCTACTTCGAGCTCGACGGCAGCTTCCCCAACCACGAGGCCAACCCGATCGAGCCGGAGAACCTGCGCGACCTGCAGAAGGCGGTCGTCTCGCAGGGCGCGGACATCGGCATCGCCTTCGACGGCGACGCCGACCGCTGCTGGGTCATCGACGAGCGGGGCGAGTCCGTCTCGCCGTCCACGATCACGGCGCTGGTCGCGGTCAGGGAGCTGGCCAAGAACCCCGGCGCCACGATCATCCACAACCTGATCACCTCCAAGGGCGTGCCGGAGATCGTCGCCGAGCACGGCGGCAAGCCCGTACGCACCCGCGTCGGCCACTCGTTCATCAAGGCGGAGATGGCCCGCACCGGCGCCGTCTTCGGCGGAGAGCACTCGGCCCACTACTACTTCCGCGACTTCTGGTACGCCGACTCCGGCATGCTGGCCGCCCTGCACGTGCTCGCCGCGCTGGGCGAGCAGGACCGGCCGCTGTCGGAGGTGCTGTCGCAGTACTCGCGGTACGCCGCGTCCGGGGAGATCAACAGCAGGGTCGACGACCAGGCCGGCGCCCTGGCCCGGGTGCGTGAGACCTTCGCGGGCCGTGAGGGTGTTACCTTCGACGAGCTGGACGGACTCACCGTCAGCGGTCCGGACTGGTGGTTCAACCTGCGTCCGTCCAACACCGAGCCGCTGCTCCGGCTCAACGCGGAGGCAGCCGACGAGGAGAAGGTCGCCGCAGTCCGAGACGAAGTTCTCGCCGTTGTAAGGAGCTGA
- a CDS encoding SIS domain-containing protein: MSSAGGARFEPDRLDDQAYLVEGDPSGVLRSVASSAAQVRAAYRSAVENGVARVGRDGRPRAIVVAGMGVSALVGDVLEALCRYGAPVPVVTVRGHRLPGWVGAADLVIAVSRSGKTEETVAVTAEAVRRGCALVGVGAPGTPLSALVERAGGPYAQVGGATGVAGQPRATLWSLMVPPILAAASLGLVTAGESEFESVAKRLEDLAHRCRPSSEAFINPGKTLAMELAGTLPVIWGTSPLAAVAAHGLAGRLSGDAGYPAIWGELPEAAHNQITTFDGPLAGRDIFADPFADEPGDGARLRLFLLRDEEEHPQVTRSRTAAVRLAEDRGIPVSEILGEGAHPLDRFAALAGLCDYASVYLALGYGIDPASAVAARELQARISQ, translated from the coding sequence ATGAGCAGTGCCGGAGGGGCCCGATTCGAGCCCGACCGGCTCGACGACCAGGCATACCTGGTGGAGGGCGACCCCTCCGGCGTGCTCCGTTCCGTGGCGTCGTCGGCCGCCCAGGTGCGGGCGGCCTACCGGTCGGCGGTGGAGAACGGCGTGGCCCGGGTCGGCCGTGACGGCCGCCCCCGCGCGATCGTGGTGGCGGGCATGGGCGTCTCCGCCCTCGTGGGCGACGTGCTCGAGGCGCTCTGCCGATACGGCGCCCCGGTCCCCGTGGTGACGGTGCGCGGCCACCGGCTGCCCGGCTGGGTCGGCGCCGCCGATCTCGTCATCGCCGTCTCCCGCTCCGGCAAGACCGAGGAGACCGTCGCAGTCACCGCCGAGGCCGTACGCCGCGGGTGCGCGCTCGTGGGCGTGGGCGCGCCCGGCACGCCGCTGTCGGCGCTGGTCGAGCGGGCCGGCGGGCCGTACGCGCAGGTGGGCGGGGCGACCGGGGTGGCCGGGCAGCCGAGGGCCACGCTGTGGTCGCTCATGGTGCCGCCGATCCTCGCGGCGGCCTCGCTCGGGCTGGTGACGGCCGGGGAGAGCGAGTTCGAGTCGGTGGCCAAACGGCTGGAGGACCTGGCCCATCGGTGCCGGCCGTCGAGCGAGGCGTTCATCAACCCCGGCAAGACGCTGGCGATGGAACTGGCCGGGACGCTCCCGGTCATCTGGGGCACCTCGCCGCTGGCCGCGGTGGCGGCCCACGGTCTGGCCGGCAGGCTGAGCGGGGACGCCGGTTATCCGGCGATCTGGGGAGAGCTGCCCGAGGCCGCCCACAACCAGATCACGACGTTCGACGGACCCCTCGCCGGGCGGGACATCTTCGCCGACCCGTTCGCCGACGAGCCGGGCGACGGCGCGCGCCTGCGCCTGTTCCTGCTGCGTGACGAGGAGGAGCACCCGCAGGTGACCAGGTCGCGCACGGCCGCCGTACGGCTGGCCGAGGACCGGGGGATTCCGGTCTCCGAGATCCTGGGCGAGGGCGCGCACCCGCTGGACCGGTTCGCCGCACTGGCCGGATTGTGCGACTACGCGAGTGTCTACCTCGCTCTCGGGTACGGGATCGACCCGGCGTCGGCCGTCGCGGCGAGGGAACTTCAGGCCAGGATTTCCCAATAG
- a CDS encoding cation diffusion facilitator family transporter, giving the protein MSAGGGTKAILAALGANLAIAVAKFVAFLFTGSSSMLAESVHSVADSGNQALLMLGGKRAAKQSTRKHPFGYGRERYFYAFVVAVVLFTIGALFSLYEGWHKIADPEPVESPVWAFAVLIFAILAEGYSFRTAIKESSALKGDHSWVAFIRRAKAPELPVVLLEDFGALLGLIFALFGVTMAVVTGNGAWDGVGSLVIGVLLAVIAVILATETKSLLIGESATPEVEDKICAALEAAPEVSRVIHLRTLHLGPEELLVAAKIAVEHDDTAGEVARGIDEAERRIREAVPMARVIYLEPDLYRADAASGQRTGA; this is encoded by the coding sequence GTGAGTGCGGGTGGCGGTACCAAGGCGATCCTTGCGGCGCTCGGCGCCAATCTGGCGATCGCCGTGGCGAAGTTCGTGGCGTTCCTGTTCACCGGGTCGTCGTCGATGCTCGCCGAGTCGGTCCACTCGGTGGCCGACTCCGGCAACCAGGCGTTGCTGATGCTCGGCGGCAAGCGCGCCGCCAAGCAGAGCACCCGCAAGCACCCCTTCGGCTACGGCCGGGAGCGCTACTTCTACGCGTTCGTGGTGGCCGTGGTGCTCTTCACGATCGGCGCCCTGTTCTCCCTCTACGAGGGCTGGCACAAGATCGCGGACCCGGAGCCGGTGGAGTCGCCGGTGTGGGCCTTCGCGGTGCTGATCTTCGCGATCCTCGCCGAGGGCTACTCGTTCCGTACGGCCATCAAGGAGTCGAGCGCCCTCAAGGGCGACCACTCCTGGGTGGCCTTCATCCGCAGGGCGAAGGCGCCCGAGCTTCCGGTGGTGCTGCTGGAGGACTTCGGCGCGCTGCTCGGTCTGATCTTCGCGTTGTTCGGCGTGACGATGGCCGTGGTCACCGGCAACGGCGCGTGGGACGGCGTGGGCAGCCTCGTGATCGGCGTGCTGCTCGCCGTGATCGCGGTCATCCTGGCCACCGAGACCAAGTCGCTGCTGATCGGCGAGAGCGCGACGCCCGAGGTCGAGGACAAGATCTGCGCCGCGCTGGAGGCCGCGCCCGAGGTCAGCCGGGTCATCCACCTGCGCACTCTGCATCTCGGCCCGGAGGAGCTGCTGGTCGCCGCGAAGATCGCCGTCGAGCACGACGACACCGCCGGTGAGGTGGCTCGCGGCATCGACGAGGCCGAACGGCGCATCCGCGAGGCGGTTCCGATGGCCCGGGTGATCTACCTGGAGCCGGACCTCTATCGGGCGGACGCCGCCTCGGGGCAACGTACCGGCGCATAA
- a CDS encoding WhiB family transcriptional regulator has protein sequence MTDLVMAQALDGEDLGWQERALCAQTDPEAFFPEKGGSTREAKKVCRSCEVRAECLEYALQHDERFGIWGGLSERERRKIKRQAV, from the coding sequence ATGACCGATCTGGTCATGGCACAGGCGCTCGATGGTGAAGATCTTGGGTGGCAGGAACGCGCATTGTGCGCGCAGACCGATCCTGAGGCGTTCTTTCCTGAAAAGGGCGGTTCCACCAGGGAAGCAAAGAAGGTGTGCCGTTCGTGTGAGGTACGCGCCGAATGCCTTGAATACGCGCTTCAGCATGATGAGCGTTTCGGCATCTGGGGCGGCCTGTCTGAGCGGGAAAGACGCAAGATCAAGCGCCAGGCTGTCTAG
- a CDS encoding Trm112 family protein, with the protein MKIDDWLLDILACPACKSPLRAVPDADELACTSESCGLVYPVRDDIPVLLVDEARKA; encoded by the coding sequence TTGAAGATCGACGACTGGCTGCTGGACATCCTCGCCTGCCCGGCGTGCAAGTCCCCGCTCCGCGCCGTCCCCGACGCGGACGAGCTGGCGTGCACCTCCGAGTCGTGCGGGCTGGTCTACCCGGTGCGCGACGACATCCCGGTGCTCCTCGTCGACGAGGCACGCAAGGCATGA
- a CDS encoding DUF5719 family protein yields MRRLIENRFGLLALVLVALGALYGVAFVSRPAPVAQARPQAVRAPVESVTAVCPAPSGSRVSVVTPADPERPEAPGSATLSGIKAPGDRSGGKGGKGDAVIDRPGLLWQREIAAGGGPLVVDATGSMAAGLESAQTARETSGAQRGLAGVRCVEPGAESWFIGPGPAAAEMTLYLANPDAAPANVSFMVYSGEGPVLSERGNGVVVKPGQHRVIRLRDLAPSPLIMALQVSTRSGRVAAAVKAVLGEGRGVDWLPVAAAPATRVVVPGIPGTAGQRELYVAAPGERDTSVRIKAVLKDGSYALKNKETIEVPAGSASSLDLSTGIGGQPAALVLESDVPIVAGLKITGTGMRQDVAFTAGAPSIDLGSVVADGRAEGKQTSRLVLSAPFAAATVEVQMVPTKGAAPDPVEVKLPAARTKELKLAPPKGGKGGFSVVVRPKPGSGPVYGGRVLDEGAGDGQMVTAQPLAMARIWALVPPTVDSPGAVLP; encoded by the coding sequence GTGAGGAGACTGATCGAGAACCGCTTCGGCCTGCTCGCCCTGGTGCTTGTCGCGCTGGGCGCGTTGTATGGCGTGGCCTTCGTCAGCCGGCCCGCGCCGGTCGCGCAGGCGCGTCCGCAGGCCGTCAGGGCGCCGGTGGAGTCGGTGACCGCCGTGTGCCCCGCGCCGTCCGGCAGCCGGGTGAGTGTGGTGACCCCGGCCGACCCCGAACGGCCCGAGGCCCCCGGAAGCGCCACCCTGTCGGGGATCAAGGCTCCGGGAGACAGGAGCGGAGGGAAGGGCGGCAAGGGCGACGCCGTGATCGACCGGCCGGGCCTGCTGTGGCAGCGCGAGATCGCCGCCGGGGGCGGGCCTCTCGTGGTCGACGCCACCGGCTCCATGGCCGCCGGGCTGGAGAGCGCCCAGACCGCCAGGGAGACGTCGGGCGCCCAGCGGGGGCTCGCCGGAGTGCGGTGCGTCGAGCCGGGCGCGGAGAGCTGGTTCATCGGGCCGGGGCCGGCCGCGGCGGAGATGACCCTCTACCTCGCCAACCCCGACGCGGCCCCGGCCAACGTCTCGTTCATGGTCTACTCCGGGGAAGGCCCGGTGCTGAGCGAGCGCGGCAACGGCGTCGTCGTCAAGCCCGGCCAGCACCGTGTGATCAGGCTGCGCGACCTCGCGCCCTCCCCGCTGATCATGGCGCTGCAGGTGAGCACCCGCAGCGGCCGGGTGGCCGCCGCGGTCAAGGCCGTGCTGGGCGAGGGCAGGGGCGTCGACTGGCTGCCCGTCGCCGCCGCCCCGGCCACCCGCGTCGTCGTCCCCGGCATTCCCGGCACCGCCGGGCAGCGGGAGCTGTACGTCGCCGCGCCGGGGGAGCGGGACACGTCCGTGCGGATCAAGGCCGTGCTGAAGGACGGCTCCTACGCGCTGAAGAACAAGGAGACGATCGAGGTGCCGGCCGGGTCGGCGTCCTCGCTCGACCTGTCCACCGGGATCGGCGGCCAGCCGGCCGCGCTGGTGCTGGAGTCCGACGTCCCGATCGTGGCCGGCCTGAAGATCACCGGAACGGGCATGCGGCAGGACGTCGCCTTCACGGCCGGCGCCCCGTCCATCGACCTCGGCAGCGTCGTCGCGGACGGTCGCGCGGAGGGCAAGCAGACCTCCCGGCTGGTGCTGTCGGCGCCCTTCGCGGCGGCCACCGTGGAGGTCCAGATGGTGCCGACGAAGGGGGCGGCGCCGGACCCGGTCGAGGTGAAGCTGCCCGCCGCCCGCACCAAGGAGCTCAAGCTTGCGCCGCCGAAGGGCGGCAAGGGCGGCTTCAGCGTCGTCGTACGGCCGAAGCCGGGTTCAGGTCCCGTCTACGGCGGGCGCGTCCTCGACGAGGGGGCCGGTGATGGTCAGATGGTGACCGCGCAGCCGCTGGCCATGGCCAGGATCTGGGCCCTGGTGCCCCCGACCGTCGACTCCCCGGGCGCCGTGCTTCCTTAA